In Methanothermococcus thermolithotrophicus DSM 2095, one DNA window encodes the following:
- a CDS encoding uroporphyrinogen decarboxylase family protein: protein MTPKERIDSVLDGGANIPSVPIISPYFLNLSLNKDKELSNFHLNLYEKYKPDLITLIHENVSLEIETLKILGRKIKDTYITVALDCPISYLSAIDDNFMINLYLKKEEIHSKMDNYMENLKENIGIIIENEGIPFLGDPTAPFIGPKMYEEFGIPYLKRIFKFIKSYGAPVFLHICGELTPIIDQLKKLDIDVLSFEDSLDVVGALDCVLMGNIKPKDMLNDCIDSQINYIIKDKGKQHIIATGCELLPNTPEKNIIKLINSRVDYD, encoded by the coding sequence ATGACGCCAAAAGAAAGAATTGATAGTGTTCTTGATGGAGGGGCCAATATTCCCTCCGTCCCCATAATAAGCCCATATTTTTTAAATCTTTCATTGAACAAAGACAAAGAACTGTCTAATTTTCATTTAAATTTATATGAGAAATATAAACCAGATTTAATCACGTTAATACATGAAAATGTAAGTTTAGAAATTGAAACTTTAAAGATACTGGGGAGGAAAATAAAAGATACCTATATAACTGTTGCTTTGGACTGTCCAATATCATACCTATCTGCAATTGATGATAACTTCATGATAAATCTTTATTTAAAAAAAGAAGAAATTCATTCAAAAATGGACAATTATATGGAAAATCTCAAAGAAAATATTGGAATAATTATAGAAAATGAAGGAATTCCATTTTTAGGGGACCCTACTGCCCCATTCATTGGACCAAAGATGTATGAAGAATTTGGGATACCCTATCTAAAAAGAATATTCAAATTTATAAAATCTTATGGGGCTCCGGTATTTTTACATATATGTGGCGAATTAACCCCAATTATTGACCAGTTGAAAAAATTGGATATAGATGTTTTGAGTTTTGAGGATAGTTTGGATGTTGTAGGAGCTCTTGATTGTGTGTTGATGGGGAATATAAAACCTAAGGATATGTTGAATGACTGCATAGACTCCCAAATAAATTATATCATAAAAGATAAGGGAAAACAACACATAATAGCGACAGGCTGTGAGTTGCTTCCCAATACTCCCGAAAAAAACATTATAAAATTGATTAACTCGAGGGTGGATTATGATTGA
- the carB gene encoding carbamoyl-phosphate synthase large subunit has protein sequence MKREDIKKVMILGSGPIVIGQAAEFDFSGSQACKSLKEEGIYTILVNSNPATIQTDTNIADKVYLEPLHPKIVEKIIEKERPDAILPTMGGQTGLNLAMELYRRGTLEKYGIELLGSKEDVIETCEDRELFNKAMEEIDQPVTKSYAVNSIEEALKAVEELGYPVIVRPAFTLGGTGGGVAHNEEELIDITEKGLKYSIINQVLIDESVLGWKEFEYEIMRDSKDNCIVVCNMENIDPMGVHTGESIVVAPSQTLSDEFHQKLRNAALKIIRHLKIEGGCNVQFAVNKEMTEYRVIEVNPRVSRSSALASKATGYPIAKIAAKIAIGMTLDEIRNDVTKETPASFEPTLDYVVVKIPRWPFDKFKTVDKHLGTSMKSTGEVMAIGRTLEEALQKAVRSLDVGKFGLIGDGKDKDYTNEEIMDILNNPTDERLFVIADALDKGWPVEEICQYTKIDEFFIKKIKNIVDTKKELEVLSRLI, from the coding sequence TTGAAAAGAGAAGATATTAAAAAAGTCATGATTTTGGGTTCTGGTCCAATTGTAATTGGCCAGGCTGCAGAATTTGATTTTTCAGGATCTCAGGCTTGTAAATCATTAAAAGAAGAAGGAATATACACTATTTTAGTTAACTCAAACCCTGCAACTATTCAAACAGATACAAACATTGCAGATAAGGTATATCTCGAGCCACTCCATCCAAAGATAGTGGAAAAGATAATTGAAAAGGAAAGACCTGATGCAATACTACCTACAATGGGAGGTCAGACAGGTTTAAACCTTGCAATGGAGCTCTATAGAAGAGGAACTTTGGAAAAGTATGGTATTGAATTATTGGGATCAAAGGAAGACGTAATTGAAACATGTGAAGATAGGGAATTATTCAACAAAGCTATGGAAGAGATAGACCAGCCAGTAACAAAATCTTATGCTGTTAATTCAATTGAAGAAGCTCTTAAAGCTGTGGAAGAACTAGGATATCCAGTTATAGTAAGACCTGCATTCACACTTGGTGGAACAGGTGGTGGAGTAGCACATAATGAAGAAGAACTAATTGATATAACAGAAAAAGGTCTTAAATATTCGATTATTAATCAGGTATTAATTGATGAAAGCGTATTAGGATGGAAAGAGTTTGAATACGAAATTATGAGGGATTCAAAGGACAACTGTATAGTTGTATGTAATATGGAAAACATAGACCCTATGGGAGTACACACAGGGGAGAGTATTGTCGTTGCCCCATCCCAAACACTAAGTGATGAATTCCACCAAAAGTTAAGGAATGCGGCCTTGAAAATTATAAGACATTTAAAGATAGAAGGTGGCTGTAACGTTCAATTTGCAGTAAACAAGGAAATGACCGAATACAGAGTTATTGAAGTAAACCCAAGGGTTTCAAGGAGCTCTGCACTTGCAAGTAAAGCCACAGGATATCCAATTGCTAAGATTGCAGCTAAGATTGCCATTGGTATGACCCTTGACGAAATTAGAAACGATGTTACAAAAGAAACTCCTGCAAGCTTTGAACCTACACTGGACTACGTTGTAGTTAAGATACCAAGATGGCCATTTGACAAGTTTAAAACAGTGGACAAACATCTTGGAACTTCAATGAAATCCACTGGAGAAGTTATGGCAATTGGTAGAACGTTGGAAGAAGCTCTCCAAAAAGCAGTTAGAAGTTTAGACGTAGGTAAATTTGGATTGATTGGAGATGGAAAGGACAAAGACTACACCAACGAAGAAATAATGGATATATTAAATAACCCTACTGATGAAAGACTCTTTGTTATAGCGGATGCACTTGATAAAGGATGGCCAGTTGAGGAAATTTGTCAATACACTAAAATAGATGAGTTCTTTATTAAAAAGATAAAGAACATTGTTGATACCAAAAAAGAGCTTGAAGTACTTTCTAGATTGATCTAA
- a CDS encoding ASKHA domain-containing protein, translating into MYNITYVKEDGTEKSIKVKEGTTILEGAIKAGVYIDAPCGTGKCSKCKVLVEKGLENIDKDSIVEDRYALACVAKVYGDVSIKVPNFQGVVCKDIIERSEDELQTRRVCSITERSEDELQNTNGFHSRSSINPDIDINKITTTVLESSTYNLTLDAINKLNSMDLSDEVTLVLKDDKVVNVEKDFSGIYGLSIDIGTTSVVVYLVDMCGGIVLDTISFLNPQRQFGADVVSRIAYNDGALLQKTLITELNNSISKLCSKNNIKMDNIYEVSVVGNTAMIHFFYRIVPKNLATYPYVPTFKNSLYLPAKELGLNLRNAYIYTLPIIGGYVGADTVGAILSSEMHKKDDISLLIDIGTNGEIVLGNKEKLLTCSCAAGPAFEGVSIEYGTNAREGAVCKVKIDENNVYYETIGNKTPPIGICGSGIIDIVAEFLKSGLIDKTGRFTGEHENLKENKFIIEDPIYFTQGDIREVQLAKGAIYAGIKILCYEYGIDIEDISKVYVTGAFGCHIDVENAKTIGLLPDLDNIIHIDNAAGRGTIMALLSKKIRNEANELVKNTKYIELSSHDNFESEFILALGF; encoded by the coding sequence ATGTATAACATTACTTACGTAAAAGAGGATGGAACTGAAAAATCAATTAAAGTTAAAGAAGGAACCACAATACTCGAAGGGGCAATAAAAGCTGGAGTGTATATTGATGCCCCATGTGGGACTGGGAAATGTAGCAAATGTAAAGTTTTAGTGGAGAAAGGTTTAGAAAATATCGATAAGGATAGTATTGTGGAAGATAGATATGCACTGGCATGTGTGGCAAAAGTTTATGGGGATGTATCAATTAAAGTTCCAAATTTCCAAGGTGTAGTTTGTAAGGATATCATCGAACGAAGTGAAGATGAGCTACAAACTCGAAGAGTTTGTTCAATCACCGAACGAAGTGAAGATGAGCTCCAAAATACTAATGGATTTCATTCGAGGTCTTCAATAAACCCGGATATTGACATAAATAAAATTACTACAACAGTATTAGAATCATCTACCTATAACTTAACATTGGATGCGATAAATAAGCTTAATTCCATGGATTTATCTGATGAAGTAACGTTAGTATTAAAGGATGATAAGGTCGTTAATGTAGAAAAAGATTTTTCTGGAATTTACGGACTTTCAATTGATATTGGGACAACATCTGTTGTTGTATATCTTGTTGATATGTGTGGAGGCATTGTTTTAGATACCATCTCTTTTTTAAACCCCCAGAGACAATTTGGGGCAGATGTTGTTTCAAGAATAGCATACAACGACGGAGCTCTACTACAAAAAACACTTATAACTGAATTAAACAACTCCATATCAAAATTATGCTCAAAAAATAATATAAAAATGGATAACATCTATGAAGTTAGTGTTGTAGGAAATACCGCCATGATACACTTTTTTTACAGGATAGTTCCAAAAAATCTCGCAACTTATCCTTATGTTCCAACATTTAAAAACTCACTATATCTTCCTGCAAAAGAGTTGGGGCTAAACTTAAGAAACGCATACATTTACACACTTCCGATAATAGGAGGTTATGTTGGGGCAGACACGGTTGGAGCGATTTTATCATCTGAAATGCATAAAAAAGATGATATAAGTCTCCTTATAGATATCGGCACAAATGGGGAAATTGTTTTAGGGAATAAAGAAAAGTTATTAACCTGTTCATGTGCAGCAGGTCCTGCATTTGAGGGAGTTAGCATAGAGTATGGAACAAATGCGAGAGAAGGGGCCGTATGTAAAGTAAAAATAGATGAAAATAACGTATACTATGAAACCATAGGAAATAAAACGCCTCCAATTGGAATATGCGGGTCTGGAATAATAGATATTGTAGCTGAATTTTTAAAATCTGGATTAATTGATAAAACCGGTAGATTTACTGGAGAACATGAAAACTTAAAGGAAAATAAATTTATCATTGAAGATCCTATTTACTTCACACAGGGAGATATTAGGGAAGTACAACTTGCAAAAGGAGCAATATATGCAGGAATAAAAATTCTCTGTTATGAATATGGGATTGATATAGAAGATATCTCTAAAGTATATGTTACTGGAGCATTTGGATGCCATATCGATGTTGAAAATGCAAAAACCATAGGTCTTTTACCGGATTTGGATAATATAATACATATTGATAATGCTGCTGGAAGGGGGACTATAATGGCCCTATTATCTAAAAAAATTAGAAATGAAGCTAATGAATTGGTAAAAAATACGAAATATATCGAATTAAGTAGTCACGATAATTTTGAAAGTGAGTTTATATTGGCTCTTGGATTTTGA
- a CDS encoding archaeosine biosynthesis radical SAM protein RaSEA, which translates to MKVFLKSMRERHLKRRKKPNPDRPIATWVQDDIFLDKTLGKSLTIILRTVGCRWAYESGGCTMCSYLMDSSPIEISVENLINQFNSALGKFKEQIDKNPEGFSVKLFTSGSFLDDFEVPKEAREYILKKIGELGVKEVAMESRPEYITDENLETIRKYLSCNVEIGVGIESLNEKIRNVSIHKGVSREEIVKAIETAKKYSVGIKAYLLIKPPFITEKEAIIDSINSANQCIELGCSRISYCPSTIHKGTLVETLWKKDQYRPPFLWSILEILKEVKGQNPDKLIMCDTSGIPTKRGAHNTLDCKCNYKIKDALTEFTLTQNLEILNINCECKKHWEEFIEFEENNIVPLGNM; encoded by the coding sequence ATGAAAGTATTTTTAAAGAGTATGCGAGAAAGACATTTAAAAAGAAGAAAAAAACCGAATCCAGACAGACCAATAGCCACATGGGTTCAGGATGATATATTTTTGGATAAAACACTCGGAAAGAGCTTAACAATAATTTTAAGAACTGTCGGATGCAGATGGGCTTATGAAAGTGGGGGCTGTACAATGTGTAGTTATTTAATGGACAGCTCCCCGATAGAAATCAGTGTTGAGAATTTAATAAATCAATTTAACAGTGCATTGGGCAAATTCAAAGAACAGATAGATAAAAATCCAGAAGGGTTTTCAGTTAAATTATTCACTTCAGGTAGTTTCTTAGATGACTTTGAAGTTCCAAAGGAAGCTAGGGAATATATACTTAAAAAAATTGGCGAGCTCGGTGTAAAAGAAGTTGCCATGGAATCTAGGCCCGAGTATATAACCGATGAAAATTTAGAAACAATTAGGAAGTATCTCAGCTGTAACGTTGAAATCGGAGTAGGTATAGAATCGCTAAACGAAAAAATAAGAAATGTATCAATCCATAAAGGAGTTTCAAGAGAAGAAATAGTTAAAGCAATAGAAACTGCAAAAAAGTACAGCGTTGGAATTAAAGCCTATCTTTTAATAAAACCGCCTTTCATAACTGAAAAAGAGGCAATAATCGATTCTATAAACTCTGCAAACCAATGTATTGAGTTAGGATGTAGTAGAATATCCTACTGTCCATCAACCATCCACAAAGGAACTTTGGTAGAAACACTGTGGAAAAAGGATCAGTACAGACCACCCTTCTTATGGAGTATTTTGGAAATCTTAAAAGAAGTTAAAGGCCAAAATCCTGATAAACTTATAATGTGTGATACATCAGGAATTCCAACAAAAAGAGGAGCTCACAACACTCTTGATTGTAAATGCAATTATAAAATAAAGGATGCGTTAACTGAATTCACACTTACACAAAATCTTGAAATACTAAATATAAACTGTGAGTGTAAAAAACACTGGGAAGAGTTTATAGAGTTTGAAGAAAATAATATCGTCCCACTCGGGAACATGTAA
- the purQ gene encoding phosphoribosylformylglycinamidine synthase I gives MKVAITKFLGTNCDKDVCHAVELAGGKPELVWFTETDLDGFDGAVIPGGFSYGDYLRAGAISSKTPVIMGLKKMVDEGKPVLGICNGAQIGLEAGFSYGTLTNNLNSKFICKWVYIRVENNKTPFTKYYEKGEVLKIPIAHAEGRFYTDEDTLQTMYKNNMIVFKYCDENGEITEDSNPNGSVDNIAGVCNEKGNCVLLMPHPERASEKELGSDDGLRMFKGMLNYK, from the coding sequence ATGAAGGTTGCAATTACAAAGTTTCTTGGTACCAACTGTGATAAAGACGTGTGTCATGCAGTTGAATTGGCGGGTGGAAAACCAGAATTAGTATGGTTTACTGAAACCGATTTAGATGGATTTGATGGTGCAGTGATTCCCGGCGGATTCTCTTACGGTGATTACCTAAGAGCTGGTGCTATTAGCTCAAAAACTCCAGTAATAATGGGATTAAAAAAGATGGTTGATGAAGGGAAACCAGTTTTAGGAATCTGTAACGGAGCTCAGATTGGTTTAGAAGCAGGATTCTCTTACGGTACTTTAACAAACAATTTAAATTCAAAGTTTATATGTAAATGGGTGTATATAAGGGTAGAAAACAACAAAACTCCTTTTACAAAATACTATGAAAAAGGAGAAGTATTAAAAATACCTATTGCCCATGCTGAAGGTAGATTTTACACAGACGAAGACACACTACAAACAATGTACAAAAATAACATGATTGTATTTAAATACTGTGATGAAAATGGAGAAATCACAGAAGACAGCAACCCAAATGGTTCAGTAGACAACATAGCTGGGGTTTGCAATGAAAAAGGCAACTGTGTTTTATTAATGCCCCATCCAGAAAGGGCCAGTGAAAAAGAACTTGGATCTGATGATGGCTTAAGAATGTTTAAAGGAATGCTGAACTACAAATAA
- a CDS encoding histone family protein has translation MIPKGTVKRLMKENTDMNISAESVEMLVGILQEIIVTTTKLAEENARNDKRKTIKARDIERCDEERLRVKIVELADRTEKVHILTKEFLKVLASELKRV, from the coding sequence ATGATACCAAAAGGAACTGTTAAAAGATTAATGAAAGAAAACACAGATATGAACATTTCAGCTGAATCTGTAGAAATGTTGGTAGGGATTTTACAGGAGATAATCGTAACCACAACAAAATTAGCTGAAGAAAATGCTAGAAATGATAAGAGAAAGACCATTAAGGCAAGAGACATTGAACGATGTGATGAAGAAAGACTAAGAGTGAAAATCGTTGAACTTGCTGATAGAACTGAAAAAGTACATATACTAACAAAAGAATTCTTAAAGGTATTGGCATCTGAACTAAAAAGAGTTTAA
- a CDS encoding uroporphyrinogen decarboxylase family protein, giving the protein MIDIEEEVKKGTLIAPMGGCYIAKLYGCGKKHYFCRNGEIFGKALCKAKEHFGYDIIHLSSDIYVEVEAMGLYNWSCISERYGKVNEDFDVDSLTIDLGGGRIPEYRKAIEYCNSKNNTVFVSVSAPFTLAAILRGIDRFMIDLIKNEKFAKDLIKKTTEISKIVIEDINEIAYPFVVDAVASSSLISPEFYGKFAFKPIKKVMKACDFPILHMCGDINPILEDVKKTDTKIISFDDNLDISKAFEVFNDLIVFGNIDPSMMYYSKVDKVKEEVKKCMEAKSGDFILSTGCSLPVGAPKENLEALVHYGRCYDV; this is encoded by the coding sequence ATGATTGATATTGAAGAGGAAGTTAAAAAGGGAACTTTGATAGCACCAATGGGTGGGTGTTATATTGCAAAACTTTATGGATGCGGTAAGAAGCACTATTTTTGTAGAAATGGGGAAATTTTTGGCAAAGCACTTTGTAAGGCAAAGGAACATTTTGGCTATGATATTATTCATCTTTCCTCAGATATATATGTTGAAGTGGAAGCCATGGGGTTGTACAATTGGAGCTGTATATCTGAGAGGTATGGGAAAGTAAATGAAGATTTTGATGTGGATAGTTTAACGATTGATTTAGGTGGCGGAAGAATTCCTGAATACAGAAAGGCAATTGAATACTGCAACTCAAAAAATAATACCGTATTTGTAAGCGTAAGTGCCCCATTTACTCTTGCAGCAATTTTGAGAGGCATTGACAGATTTATGATAGACTTAATAAAAAATGAAAAATTTGCTAAGGATTTGATTAAAAAAACTACTGAGATATCTAAAATTGTTATAGAGGACATAAATGAGATTGCATACCCTTTTGTTGTTGATGCTGTGGCATCTTCATCCCTTATTAGTCCAGAATTTTATGGAAAATTTGCTTTTAAACCGATAAAAAAAGTAATGAAGGCATGTGATTTTCCCATCTTACACATGTGTGGGGACATTAACCCAATATTAGAGGATGTTAAGAAAACAGATACAAAAATCATAAGCTTTGATGATAATTTAGACATTTCAAAAGCCTTTGAGGTATTTAACGACTTAATTGTTTTTGGAAATATTGATCCTTCAATGATGTATTATTCAAAAGTAGATAAAGTAAAAGAGGAAGTAAAGAAATGCATGGAAGCTAAGAGTGGGGATTTCATATTATCCACAGGATGTAGCTTACCTGTGGGAGCTCCAAAGGAAAACTTAGAGGCGTTAGTGCATTATGGAAGGTGTTATGATGTATAA
- a CDS encoding cobalamin-dependent protein has product MSTEILNKLAESVVNLDENGALNAANDALKAEIPAQVAIMDGLCEGMKLVGDKYEKKEYFVPEVLMASNAMNKALDVLKPHVKVDEDNIPAKIVIGVIQGDIHEIGKNIVAMMTEAGGFEVHDLGRNVPCEKFVDYAIENNADIIMMSTMMTTTMYNMKKVIDILEEKGARDKFIVMIGGGPVSSAFAKEIGADAYTENANEALKVAKELYKKRNNEQ; this is encoded by the coding sequence ATGAGTACCGAAATTTTAAATAAACTTGCAGAATCTGTTGTAAATTTAGATGAAAATGGGGCCTTAAATGCCGCAAATGATGCATTAAAAGCCGAAATTCCTGCACAGGTGGCTATAATGGATGGATTGTGTGAAGGTATGAAGTTGGTGGGGGATAAATATGAAAAAAAAGAGTACTTCGTTCCAGAGGTATTAATGGCCTCAAATGCCATGAATAAAGCCCTAGATGTCTTGAAACCACATGTAAAAGTAGATGAAGACAATATTCCTGCTAAGATTGTAATAGGGGTAATTCAAGGAGATATTCATGAAATAGGAAAGAATATTGTGGCAATGATGACAGAAGCGGGGGGTTTTGAAGTTCATGATTTGGGTAGAAATGTACCGTGTGAAAAATTCGTAGATTATGCCATAGAAAATAACGCAGATATAATCATGATGTCCACAATGATGACAACCACGATGTACAATATGAAGAAAGTTATTGATATTCTGGAAGAAAAAGGTGCTAGGGATAAATTTATAGTAATGATAGGTGGAGGTCCGGTATCTTCTGCTTTTGCAAAAGAAATAGGTGCAGATGCATATACTGAAAACGCTAACGAAGCGTTAAAAGTTGCCAAAGAGCTCTATAAAAAACGAAATAATGAACAATAA
- the carB gene encoding carbamoyl-phosphate synthase large subunit has product MANEKLKEVILKAKMLGFSDVQLANLLGKTEDEIRELRKKLNIVPVYKIVDTCAAEFEAKTPYYYSCYERLFYDEQNESVPSDRKKVIIIGSGPIRIGQGVEFDYSTVHAIFALKEMGIEAIIVNNNPETVSTDYDTSDKLYFEPLVFEEIMNIIDIESKNGDLLGVIVQFGGQTSINLAMKLHNAGVNILGTSPHSIDLAENREQFSRVLKKLDIPQAEGATAFSEEEAIKIVEKIGYPVLVRPSYVLGGRAMEIVYNLDELKDYMREAVRVSSEHPILIDKFLEDAIEVDVDAVCDGEDVFIGAIMEHIEEAGVHSGDSACVIPSQTLSKEIIDKIVEYTTKLAKEIKVVGLINIQYAIKDGKVYIIEANPRASRTVPYVSKSIGIPLAKIATKVIMGHKLKELGYVGLAKPKYVSVKEAVFPFQKLTGVDPVLSPEMKSTGEAIGIDVDFGKAYYKAQLSANMELPSSGTVFISVRDRDKKHIPKIAKKFSELGFEIVATKGTAEIIRNNGIDAKVVKKISEGMKDSILELMQKGEINLIINTSSGDRAKSDGYYIRRAAVELNIPYITTLQGANAAIKAMESIKTGELGVYSLNEMEVR; this is encoded by the coding sequence ATAGCCAATGAAAAATTAAAGGAAGTAATTTTGAAGGCCAAAATGCTTGGATTTTCAGATGTTCAATTAGCCAATTTGCTGGGAAAAACTGAAGATGAAATTAGGGAGCTCAGAAAAAAACTTAACATCGTACCAGTTTATAAGATAGTAGATACTTGTGCAGCAGAATTTGAAGCTAAGACTCCTTATTACTATTCCTGTTATGAAAGACTATTTTACGATGAACAGAATGAAAGTGTACCTTCAGACAGAAAAAAAGTTATAATAATCGGTTCTGGACCTATAAGAATTGGACAGGGAGTAGAATTTGACTATTCAACAGTTCATGCAATTTTTGCCCTAAAGGAAATGGGTATTGAAGCGATTATTGTAAACAACAACCCTGAAACTGTAAGTACTGACTACGATACATCCGATAAATTATACTTTGAACCGCTGGTATTTGAAGAAATTATGAACATAATAGATATCGAATCTAAAAACGGGGATTTACTTGGTGTAATTGTTCAATTCGGTGGTCAAACTTCAATAAACCTTGCTATGAAGTTACACAATGCAGGGGTAAATATACTTGGAACCTCACCACATTCAATCGATTTAGCAGAAAATAGGGAGCAGTTCTCAAGAGTATTGAAAAAACTCGATATTCCACAGGCTGAAGGAGCTACAGCATTTAGCGAAGAAGAAGCCATAAAAATCGTAGAAAAAATAGGCTATCCTGTTTTAGTTAGACCTTCCTATGTTCTCGGTGGAAGGGCCATGGAAATTGTCTACAACCTCGATGAATTAAAAGACTATATGAGGGAAGCGGTAAGGGTATCTTCCGAACATCCGATTTTAATTGACAAGTTCCTTGAAGATGCAATTGAAGTGGATGTTGATGCAGTATGCGATGGTGAAGATGTATTCATCGGAGCCATTATGGAACACATAGAAGAAGCAGGAGTTCACAGTGGAGACAGTGCCTGTGTTATTCCATCTCAGACCCTATCTAAGGAGATAATAGATAAAATCGTAGAATATACAACAAAATTAGCTAAAGAAATTAAAGTAGTTGGTTTAATAAACATACAGTACGCCATAAAAGATGGAAAAGTTTACATTATCGAGGCAAACCCAAGAGCTTCAAGAACTGTTCCGTATGTAAGTAAGTCTATAGGAATACCACTTGCGAAAATTGCTACAAAGGTTATAATGGGGCACAAGCTCAAAGAATTAGGCTATGTAGGTTTAGCAAAGCCAAAATATGTGAGTGTTAAAGAAGCAGTATTCCCATTCCAGAAATTAACTGGTGTAGATCCAGTATTAAGCCCTGAAATGAAGTCAACAGGTGAAGCCATAGGTATAGATGTAGATTTTGGTAAGGCATACTACAAAGCCCAGTTATCTGCAAACATGGAGCTCCCATCATCTGGCACAGTATTTATAAGTGTAAGAGATAGGGATAAAAAGCACATACCTAAGATAGCTAAAAAATTCTCTGAGTTAGGATTTGAAATTGTTGCTACGAAAGGTACTGCAGAAATCATAAGAAATAATGGTATAGATGCAAAGGTTGTTAAAAAAATATCTGAAGGTATGAAGGATAGCATTTTAGAATTGATGCAGAAGGGAGAAATAAATTTAATAATAAATACATCTTCAGGAGATAGGGCAAAATCAGATGGATACTACATAAGAAGAGCTGCAGTTGAACTTAATATACCATACATAACCACATTACAAGGTGCTAATGCAGCAATTAAAGCTATGGAATCCATTAAAACCGGAGAATTAGGTGTTTATTCACTAAATGAAATGGAAGTTAGATAA
- a CDS encoding uroporphyrinogen decarboxylase family protein, whose product MTPKERLLGAITGSGIDRVPAVPLIGNFAGRMAGHTVSEIARDGTKLAKSIEYTYNMIKPDLVTILTDLSIEAEAMGCELEFFDDDVPVVKKHISPDEISIPDPEKDGRMPEFLKCIEHLVEKIGNEVFIGMCVPGPFTITGNVHGAESMMMDLVMNPDVVKEEIKLATETSKLFINACMDRGAIPLICDPIASGSLISPKFYEEFALNPCKEIVDEIHKRGLPAVLHICGDSNPIHELMAETGADFLSVDANVNLKEMKEKVGKKVGIIGNIDPGSTIYLGSKEDVVNECKKAIEYASDNPKGFILASGCEIPLESKKENVKAIVEASEAYGKIQ is encoded by the coding sequence ATGACTCCAAAAGAAAGACTTTTAGGGGCGATTACTGGAAGTGGTATTGATAGAGTACCTGCAGTCCCACTTATTGGAAACTTTGCTGGAAGAATGGCAGGACATACAGTAAGTGAAATTGCAAGAGATGGAACTAAATTGGCTAAATCCATAGAATATACATACAATATGATTAAACCAGATTTGGTAACAATATTAACGGATTTGAGTATAGAAGCTGAGGCTATGGGGTGTGAATTGGAGTTTTTTGATGACGATGTCCCTGTAGTCAAAAAACATATATCCCCTGATGAAATATCCATTCCAGATCCTGAAAAAGACGGAAGAATGCCTGAATTTTTAAAATGTATTGAGCATCTTGTGGAAAAAATTGGAAATGAAGTATTTATTGGAATGTGTGTCCCAGGACCATTTACAATAACGGGAAATGTTCACGGAGCAGAAAGTATGATGATGGATTTGGTAATGAATCCAGATGTTGTTAAAGAGGAAATAAAACTGGCAACAGAAACCTCAAAATTATTTATAAATGCATGCATGGATAGGGGAGCGATACCTTTAATTTGTGATCCAATAGCATCTGGTTCATTAATAAGCCCGAAATTTTATGAGGAGTTTGCATTAAATCCATGCAAAGAGATTGTAGATGAAATACACAAACGTGGATTACCTGCAGTATTGCATATTTGTGGGGACTCAAACCCAATACATGAGCTTATGGCTGAAACCGGGGCGGATTTTTTAAGTGTTGATGCCAACGTCAATTTAAAAGAAATGAAAGAGAAAGTAGGTAAAAAAGTAGGCATAATTGGAAATATAGATCCTGGAAGCACCATATACCTTGGAAGTAAAGAAGATGTTGTTAATGAATGTAAAAAGGCAATAGAATACGCATCAGATAATCCAAAAGGGTTTATTCTTGCATCAGGTTGTGAAATACCATTAGAATCTAAGAAAGAAAACGTAAAAGCAATAGTTGAAGCATCAGAAGCTTATGGAAAAATCCAGTAA